Part of the Henckelia pumila isolate YLH828 chromosome 2, ASM3356847v2, whole genome shotgun sequence genome is shown below.
ATGATTCACTAGTATCTTAGCATATTCTTTCATCTATTAACTTCATCCAACGGTAGTAAAAGGAAATGACACATGTGATCATCAGGTTTTCTGGCTCCACCTTCACATGCATGCACTTAACATCAGAGTCAATGGTTATCAGTAGTAACATCCAAAAATTGGTAAGGTAATATTACTGTCTTATCTACAGAGATCAGAGATCTTTTATCCATTGTGCTTTATTTGATACAAGTTTCAAACTTTCAGCGAGCTTAAGAATCACTCGAAGACATGGTAAAAACTTCATAACAAGACCTCCATCTCATTTTTTCGAGGACCTCACAATGATTATAGAATACATCATGAAAGGTTGAAACTACAGTACCTGTGCACAAGGCTCTAAAATTTTCTGCAAGAGAAGTAAAAATCAGCAATAAACACGTCAGTGGTGCTGGAGGCCTCTGCGGCAGTTAATTCAAAAAGAATGATATCTTACCTACAGTCTTAGGAACGGTTTTACCAAAGAGGCCCATTGTAACACGCCCTGACAAAAGGGATTCATAAATTACTTTTCAAAAGCAAGAAAGAGCGAGAGAAATGCTGTTAATCTTCCACATAGAAGTTAGCAttaaatgaaaaatattgaaaatatactATATTTGCAAACGATAGGGGGACTGTGCCAATACCTCCCTAGTAAGAAACATCCAGAAGAAAAATATTACTTGAATTTGGATTTTCAACCAAGTTTGGAAATAACAAAGCCATATTATACATGATCCACATGATTAACCATTACATCACATGAAAACCGATTATCAAAGTCCACTGATTCTAACCGCATTCAAATACAGCGTAAATAAAAAGTTCTTTCATCAGTAGACAACACCAGGGATAGTGGATTCAAATGGTTTTTTCGAAAGTCAGGACAAGATTGAGCGAGTTGGTCAATGTTTCAACCataattttgatgataacaaataAACACAACCAACTTCATTGAAATCAGAATAAAGTGACGTCCATGGAGAATTGGATCATACCAGCGGGTTtcccatcaatctcaatatcAAAGAAAACTTTATGAGTCACTTCCTTCAAATCTTCCTTCGACTTCTTCGCCTGCAGGAGTAAACATACCAGATAACATCTACCAAAATAACAAGTTACACAGAGAGAAGAGCAATCCCCTCCATTATAAATATACAAATATAATGTGTAAGTTTTTTCCTTCAAAACTTATTAACATTATACATCACCTCAACCAAACTCATAGATCTCCGTTGGCAACATTtacaataacaaaaaaaatccaTGATAATCAATCAGATCTGTGACCTAATTTCCCCTTTACCATATAATCCCCTTACCAAATACCAGATCAGCAATAAATTACCGTTTGGAAGGCACTGAGATGATAAAAATCGAATAAAATGTGCGATTCCAATATACATACGTCCATGAAAACAAATTATAATCATTTCATGGACACTCACGGGCAAACACGAatgaaaaattctcaaatattaaaatatcaatggATTAGAAAAGAACCTGACTGCTTGAAAAGCTGAAGAACAGTAGAGCACTTAAAAGTAGAAGAATTGAGCAATTTTTCGCCATTTTCTCCACCAAAATTTTGCTTCTGTTGCTGAAGAACGTGAGGGTTTATTTAGGTTGAGTCACTTGAGCGGTACCTACAGATCAAAGAgcgataaaaataatcaaatattttgataaatgggaagttaaaaataatactttttttataaaatgtttttatagaaTTTTTCAAGttgtataattaaaaataattaagaaaatATTAGACAACTAtcccataaaaatatttcaattctcgataaacttgtatttttttttaaattctaaaCTTAAATATATCCAAATATATatctcatttattttttttataaaaaaaatactttgataacacaattttaaaaaaaataatataaccaatattttacaaaaatcttatctaaacatatattttatttttttgatataaATTAATTCTATGGATTGTTTATGATACCAATTTTTCAAACTTGGATGTTGGAATGAAATGCAGATAATTATTACAAACATGAACTCAAAATAGTTAGATGAGATCTTAGCATATGAGTAATACCCAAATCATAAATTCAACGATTCGTATTTTTACATAAAGGCGTAATTAGATTGAAATTTACCCTCAAAATAATAGTTACcgataattttgaaatatgaattcaaaTTTGTCGTGTTGTCATTGAGTTCTCGTGTTCATGAAATTACACATAGTGATTAAACTTTCTTTGCTTAAGTTTTGGCTTTACTAACATCAATGACATATTTTTAAGCTATCATGTCTTACCAAAAAGGATCAAATTATTTTGGAAAATAAAACACTATGAAATgtacataattaaaaattttatttatataataaagtCACAACTCTCTATAATTTCATTGATTCTCTATGCTCGGAACCTCAACTATTACCTCCAATCTATTGGAAACCTCACCACTCATCTCCCTCAAATCTGAAGACCTCTGAGCTGATTCTTGCGGACCCACTCCATCCTCCGGCAGCAGCGATGACACTTGCACGGCCGACGCTCGACACATCGGGCACGTCGTATGCGTGTGCAACCACATATCAATACACTCGACATGGAACGCGTGATTACAAGATGGCAACCTCCTCCCAACTTGTCCATCCTCGAATGCACTCAAGCAAATCACACATTCCAAGCCATGACATTGCTCCACCTCTTGCTTCTCTTCTTGAAATACAAATCGCGGTATCGTGGATATCACACAAGACTCAAGACCCTTCCTGAGATTCTGGACGCGGTTGTTATTCACATTTACAAGAAAGCTGCCGCGCGAATGTATTCGAGCCCCTATCATGAGGATTCGAGGGGTTCGATTTGTTTGATCACCAACTTGAGGTAAGAACTTGTTGGCATACAAATGTAACCAAAGAAAGAACAGAAATACTAAAAGCAACCATACAATCACAAAAATGATCATGCTAGCTAACTAGTGCCGTTGAATGCAAGATGTGCGTGATTGTGCGCATATATGGATTCGATGGCCTAATAATCAAGAAAACAGATGGGCCATAACGAAACAAATTAAGGAATGGTAAAGCTTGAATGCTATATTGATAAGGGTTTgtgtcaaaacaaaaataaaggaTTAATAAAGGTAGTAATTAAAAATTTGTTGCCTATGTCCCGTGTATAAATGAAAGAGCACAATATTTCTTCATACAAAACAGATTCCTGCGCTTGGTAGGCTGAAATTGAGATCCCGTGAAAGGGAGGTTTTTGGGTTGgttgtgtttttatttgtttattcatGCTTTTGGAGTACTTAGTAATTAGCATCGTAAAACTCACTTTATTGGGATCAAATAAAGTCAAACGAATATATGAGGCTTTGAACCATATAACCAAATTTGTAGAGatcacatattttatttatcaattaCTCTTTATAATATCTAGCGATTACACAAACACACAATGTAATACATCATTAGGGAGAATAATTTTGATTATCAACTAAGAATGCTGCAAGAAACCTTATACATACATCACAAAACAGGTATCCGAGATAACTCATCTTGAATATATACTCTAGAATTGGAAACATTATACATACATCACAAAACACGTATCCGAGAAACATCAGTGTACAATTACTCTTGCAGGGAGGCACACTCCAGGAGCCTGCTCTTCCACAACAAGGCCATCACATGCAGCTAACTTAAATACAAAATCTGGAGTGGCGTTGTACCTTTGTCGTGCTTTCTTTACGCTCGGAAGAAGAACTTGTTCAATCCAATCTTCCAAAGCATTTTCCCTCTCAATTAACCAAGCTGCAGCTAGTATTTGAATCATAACTTCTTGATCAATTTCCAGTAAAATTTTGGTTCCAACTGTTCTCTGTAATCTGACATCAATGTCCTTCAATATTTTCTTTGCAAGAGAATCAAAGTCAAATGGTTTGAAGACCACGTTTTCATCAACATGAGTAAGCAATTCTTCCAACCATACTTCCGAATTTTCGGAGTTACCACTTTCACCATCGCTTCTACAAATATCAATGTCCTCTTCCGTATCCTCAACCGGtaaatttaaatcaataatGGATCTCGAAGATTGGCGCGAGCGTTTTGATGTCACAGACTCGGTAGACTCGGGATTCATCAATTTCCTTTTATGCGTACCGTTGCTCGGAGTAACTGAAACCCTTGTTGGACTTTTGATATTTCCGTGGACAGATCCAATCAAAATTTGCATTTGCAGATTTCTGGCCTGTAATATTTTTTCTTCAGAAAATTCAGATACCGCTTCGCTAAAAATAAGATCTTCACCAGCCTTTAGGACCCTTGAAGCAATGACAAAGACAACTTTGTTGATACTGATGTCTCTACCATGGGAATCCGAAAATTTTCCAGTTTTGACAGCTTGAGATAAACTATTCTGGACCAAGAAATCTGCCTCTTCTATGTTTTCAAGAAGTATAACAGAAGAAGGACGCTTGCCCAACTCTTCAGCAAGGCAATCAACTATCATTTTCCTTTCAGACTTCATGTCATGATATGTTGAATCACAACTATAAAATAACGAGCCAGTGTTAGAGAGGCTAGTCGCATCCTGAGAGCTCAGATCCAAAGATAGAAAGTGCTCCGATCCACCAAAAACTATCTCAGCAAGTGTGGCGGCTATCTTTCTCTTAGCCATTTTATCAGGTCCTAGAAAGCTAAGCCAATGATTTCCCTTTTTTGGGCATTGATGCCTTGAATCTCCATCTCTACAACAGAATAAAGTTCGACCAATAGTTTGAATGGCTTCAAACTGCCAGCAAAATTTTTGAGCGAGAATTTTCCACGGGTATTCAAGGCCTTTTGTATATGTTTGCTTTTCTTGACCGGAGGTGGGGGTATTCTCATGGGTTATAGGCAATTTACAGAAACTATGTCCTTGCAAGTTGGGTCTACTTCTTCCTTCTCTATTAGAAGCATAAAGTGTTCCAAGCCCCAAATCAGTGGTCAAAGAACTGTCAGAGGTAGGAAAGTCCCTCTGTTGCTGAGAACAGGAAGGGTTTGGAAGATCAGCCATCTCCAAGCTTTGTACTGGTAGCTCAACTTGTACATTTGCACCATATTCCAGTGTATTTGAACTAGAAAATGTTGGCTTTGAGGAAAAGCGATTTGGCAATTCTGAAGGTACGCCAGGACTTAGATTAGGGAGTCTGCTTCTACTTGATACTGAACCGATCTGAAAACTGTCTTTCCTAGTAGGAACATTATGAGATGGTGGGATACTGAAATTATGCAACTTCGCATCAGAAATAGTTTCTTGAGTACAAGTGCGATGAAGCTGCTGGCAGATGCCATTCCATTTTCTACGCAGCGCCATAACTCTAAAATCCAAAAGAGTTTTGTCATCTTGAGCCTGCACTGAAATGAGAGAGACGTGTTTAAAAGACCTAGTATCGACTCAGAAACATAGTTTTAATTCGTTTTTTACTTGTATGAAACGAAATAAAAAATGTCAGAATTTCATGGAAGACAAACCTCTACTGGATGTGATCTCTTGCTTGTCTCGCAGCATTCAGCCATTGGCAACCAAGAAGATAGACTAGTTGCGTGATAATCTGCACCAATGGCTGTTCCCTTCAGATCGAAAACTTCTTTCTCATATTTTTCATTGCATAAGTTGCAAAGGCTTGAGGATTGGGTCGCATGGGAACCTCGGGTTTCTTGTTCTGATGGCATGGGAAAGAACCCACCAAATGGTACAAATGACCCCATCAAGCTAGCATAAGTTTGAAAAATTAACATGATGAGTCAGAAGTAAAAATGCATAGATGTACAATGAGAAACCAATGCAACTAATGCGCAAAAACATAACATGGAGCTTGCGGAAAATGAAGGCCATCTTCTGAAACTGGAACTATTGCAAGTAATTCGAGTTTAAAATTACAGGTCAAATTTATATTCCGAATGCGGTCAGAAAGATCACTAGTTCCACTTAAATATTTCACGGGAAAAGTATGATTTCAAAGCAAATTTGATGGCTTTCGGCCTATCCCAAACATATCCCAAAGAATTATAGAGCAAATCCTAACCATTTGTACAATCAGGAACAAATGCTAATATTGGGTTAAAAGTTATACTCTGAACTAGTCTATAAAAGTTTATAATACATGCTGATTAAATTTTTCTTTACACACGCAGAGGATAAATTATCACGCTCAGCATCTGTCAAGCCTTAGAGTGAAATAAACATAATGAACACCGAAAGATCACAAGCAAATATCACGTTAGTAAACAAGCAAAAGTGGAGAGCCTATTTTTTTCAGAGAGAATCGACAATGATGCATCTACTTCTCTCGACTCGTCCATTTATAGCAGAAAGATTCGTTATTTTCTTGAATGTTGTGCACCAAAGTGACTTTCCACAATCATAGTTTTAGCCCTCGGTCCCTTATTGACCATTTGCTGCCTTCCCCGGAGTGTTTATAGTAGTTGATGTGCATGAACACACTGACAAGTAGAAGTGTAACGAGCTTCGAACACGTGCTTCAAAGAAACAAAGTGAAACAAACCtcgatttaaaaaattttcctCCACTTGCGGAAATGTTGGAAGAAGTAATGGGCAGCAGATGCAGATCCAAGTCTGTGTCAATACAAGGAAACCGCTCTAATAGTTTTTTATAATCATCACCACCTGCCAAGAAACCAATCAACCACAATTTCCCATTTGAGCTGCTCAATAAACTTTTCAGCCGTGATATCAAAATATTCACAGAATTCAAAGATTCAGCATCCACAAAAGGCTTAAGATCACCACAGTTCACAATCATCCCAGTTCCATGGCAATTCTCAGACATGTCACCCACCTCTTTGAACTTAAATTCCATCATTTCTTCACTTAAATCTTTGTTGATGAACCTAGAAAACTCATGGTCGACTGAGATCAAGCTCAGCCCATCAATTTCTTTGGGCAAAAATCCAGTTTCACCCTTCTTCAAACCTTCTATGAAGTTCCGTAACGCATCTTTAGCACAAACACCAATCATTAGTGGATTTCTCATATTTCCCTTCACAAGAATTTCACCAACTCGTCTTGAATTATCGTCGCCGGTTTCTGTAGCACTCTTGCGCAATAGGAAATTAGGTCCGCGATCTTTCGATTCTAAATCGCTCATACCCCACGGAAATAGAGGCGGGCAGCGAGGAATCATCGAGAATCTCGACATGGTGAGCGGGTTTATAACAGCCAACTTGAGCTCGTTGGTTCGAAAACCAGCATCAGAGAAAACCCTACTAACGATGGGATCATCCAAAATGGAGACTACAAAATGCCTCAATTCAACTTTGACAACAGAAATTGAAGTCTGAGTCGAAGAATTCGAATTCAATTGCTGCTGATACAGATGGAAAGTGTCGGGATGCCGTCTCTGATTGGCTTGGGACCTCTTGATCGCAGCCATCAAAGAATTCGAAACCGGCGGATCCTCCCCGTACGATTTACAAGCGGAAACCTTGTCGAGGGCAACTCCAACACATAACTCGAGAGCCCGGAAATGAAGGCGTGACGGGCACGCGCCGCTCCTGCCGCGTGAACACGCTTCCCGGAGACTCGAGGACGGCAGAGCTAGCAAAGCAGAGATAGCGTGTAACGACGTGGTCTGCGCGTGGCTCCGCCGCTTAGCCACCGCGACGGCATCATCTAAAGTAGCCGCAGCCTCCTCCGCTAAGCATTGGCGCGCTACGCTCACCGGCGTAGGCATCGCCGGCAAACTTATCCGTACGAAATATCtatattttatatgtaaaaaataaaaaaattaaaataccctcGCTGTCGCTGGGTATAGCAAAATTATgccccaaaaaaataaaataaaattcaagtaaaatattttaatggcaaaaaaaaaatctttttccCTGCCCTTTTGGTTCTTTCTTCTCATATACTaatatattcaaataaaatagaaaGTAGAAGTGGCAGAGAAGACAGAATTTAAGCAGGTGGGCCCACTCACCAAGAACAAATGGCGAGCATATATTCTGCATCAAcgataaagaaaaaaatatcttattattattattattattattttttcattattATTTACAAAACGGGTCACGGATCTTTGGCCCAATACCAGGTGGATTGAATCAGCTAGGtcctttcaaaaataaaataaaataaaatattctacGTAAATTCGAACTCACATCTTTTGTCTATTGTTTGTTTCTCAGAAAGTAGAGGTATATGTCACTTTATTTCAAAGTTCATGTTATTTCATTACAGTGGTGGCTATTTGGTACTTATGAGTAATACCTTTATACATATTAAATtagaaaaaatcataattttatcatagaaaattattataaaaaaaatgataattacCCATCAAAAGAAGTAATCGAGAGACGCCGCCCATGTCTAGAAAAAAAAGAGTTGTACGACGTGTTTGAATTGTGTCCAATAATGTCTTTTTCGtatctttttaatttatattttccaTTTCAATGCTTTTCATCAACTTTCTACACACGCATAATGTTTAAAAGTTAGTGGACTGGATTGTACCTTCGGGGTTGGGTTCCGTTCATAAATGCTTTGACACCAACCTTTTTCTTTAGGTCCATGGTTAGGGTTTATTTAACGTTTCGATGTTTCTCGACTCGACTGTATGGTGTTTCTCGACTTATGGTTGAAATGAGATCTTAGATTCAATATTCAATTATAACAAAATATCACGATATCAACTACAAAAACTTTTGTTAACAGCCTTAATTATGCTAATACAAAGTCATGATGTATAAGTTTTTGCGAAAAATGGATTAACTAATTAACTCTATCTAGCTTTAAGTTGGATTCGAGCAAACCTTTAGCTAAAACAGATCGATTAAGTTTGCTTCGTGAGGATAAAAATGTGATGACCCTCACTGGATatggtttaattttttttttaaataaaataaaatcaaatcaaatataattTACTGAAATGTTATGAAATAAAACTTTTGTTATAGTATAATCCATGAATGTAATAACATGACATATTATGATACATTATATTGCTATGTTAAATATAGAGCGATAAATAAGGAATGTCATTGACATAAgggtaatattttttaatgaaagaTTAAATAAGATATTCGTCTTTCACAAAATTGACATGTGAGATCGTCAAATAagattttttgtttaaaaatttgttaATAACAATTGGTTCATTATCCCATGatactccttttttttttttttttttttacgtgggaacccgcagccgTTATCTTTCGGTGCGCTCTGAGTAAACCTCCGGACTAACACAATAGCCTACAAACTACGGGtggaaaatatatattttttttttttacatgggTTTGTAAGTCTTTTACGAGAGGCGTTTATGTCAATTCATCTAAAAaacaatgattttattttacttatatatCACTGACTCATGTGCGACACCATTTGCATCATGAGGACCTTGCTGAATAGAACCTTAATTTAGAAGTGCTCGACCATGATGTTTTGATAACCGAGACAATACGAGCATCATTGTGAAAGGCAACAACTGATGAACAATATTAACTGCACACAAAACATTTGTTTCTAATAATCATTGTTGTAAGTGAAGGTTGATAACGGTTAAATGGCTACATGAACTGCATAAAGTTCTCCTAGCAATGCAGCAAATCAACACAATGATATATTggaatatattgtatatttattgtATATTATGTTTCTTATTATCTTGTAATCATTTATTATTTGTaatctttatctttatttagtctttattgttgtatatAAACATCCAATGTAATTATTTTgagatatatgaaaatattattctcTCATTAATTTCTACATGATATCAAGAGCACACGGCCTACGCCAATAAACTTTATCCCTAGCCTCCAGCCGCCGCCGTTATCTCGTCACAAAAAAATCTTCCTATTTTTTTTTCGATCGACTCTATGACTGCCACCGACACTGTTTCTTCTCCAATCTCCTTCAATGTTGCTGCCCACGGGCCCTTGAAGCTCACCTCTTCGAACTACCTCTCTTGGCGACTGCAGTTCACGACTTTCCTTACAGGTCATGATCTACTTGACTTTATTGATGGCTCTCATCTTTGTCCGGCCAAGACTATCACCACCGCCGCCACTCACTCTCTCAATCCTGAGTATACATCCTGGATCCGCCAAGACCAGTTGATCCTGAATATCATCATTGGATCGCTGTCTCCTTCATTGATTTCGTTTATTGCAACTTCTACCACCTCTACTTCCGCCTGGAACACTCTTGCCCTCACCTATGGTAAGCTCTCTCGTGGTCGCATCACTCAACTCAAGACGCAACTTCGAAATCCGATAAAGGGCTCTCAGTCCATTACTGAATTTATGCAGTTCATTAAATCCAAAGCTGATGAACTCGCTCTCATGAATGCACCTCTTGATATTGAGGACCTTACCATCAAGGTTCTCCATCGTCTGGATGATGACTACAAGGAACTCGACAATGTCATCCAGGTGCGGGACACTGCAATCTCGTTTGAGGAGTTACATGAAAAACTCCTCAATCATGAAGCTCATCTTACTGCTCGCCAGGATGCTACCATCCCCCTTCCAGCCACGACACTATCCTCTGCCCGCTCTAACGGCTCCTACCACCATCCACCGTCTGGCACCATCCCGCAACCCACTGCCGTCAGCCGCCATCCTGGCTCCTGGCCCTCTCGGCCGCCGCCGAATCCCAACCAGTCGACGCCTGGTCAGCGTGCGCCGTGCTCGTATCTCGGGCGCTTCCAGCTCTGTAGTCGTCCTGGGAAACTCTGCCCGCCGTTGTCCTGATTTTCAGTATCTGCCAGCTTCTGTACCTACGCATGCGTCTCACCCTTTCCTGCCAGCCTCCCATGCTGCTGCCTACACGCTTACCCCATTCTCTCCATCTGACTGGATCCTTGATTCTGGTGCCACTCACCATGTGACGTCTAATCTTTCCAATCTCTCCATGCATGTTCCCTATGTTGGCTCTGATGGTGTTGTGGTTGGTGATGCTGTTGGCCTTCCTATCACTCACACAGGTTGTCTCTTACGGCCCTCTACTTCGTGCTCCCTGAAGTTCACACATGACCTTAGTGTTCCTTTCATTAATAAACAACTTTTATCCGTCTCTCAACTTTGAAAATCTAAtgatattgttgttgttttatctTCCACTGCCTTTCAGATAAAGGATCCTCAAACCGGGGCCATTCTCCATCAAGGTCCACTTAAGGGGCggtgtgtagtagcccgtacccaaaattagtgatttagcgtaatcaaatcattaatcctattaagtaagagtaaacgtgattaaaagaaactcttaatggattatcggagtccggaattggattcagaacacttgaaaatggtttgaaggTTGtcgagtttggaggctccgaagttaaggatcggacggtccgaagtcagggttcggacgttccgaagggtggttcggacgctccgatcttgcTGCCGaaagtcgtcatggatgacatcatcatgctgacgtaagcaatgacgtaatattgggatcggacgatctgaagtcgagatcggacgctccgatcgtgttcggacgctcgaaagtccagttcggactatccgaactccgtctataaataagagagccgagattcagatttagacgcaccaatcacctcttctctctcaattccttagtcttccagctcagatctagggaattctaggcgtcccgtggggaatacagaagtggcatagtgatccaggcgtcgtagcggagctgtagCCTAGATTTGAGGCACtcaacagcaaagggctaacgacggacgaatgtatagcttttgtcctaaaaatatttaggagtatgttttagcttagttaaggattttagagcactttaatgatagtagtatcatttggcaatgtagagcagactataggcgtggacctagagttggtagagcttgcactgatttgaggtacgaaagtactgttcgagatatcctgactgagtatgcatgtattatgtgactgcatggtttatatgtcattgatttat
Proteins encoded:
- the LOC140878473 gene encoding RING-H2 finger protein ATL63-like, coding for MIGARIHSRGSFLVNVNNNRVQNLRKGLESCVISTIPRFVFQEEKQEVEQCHGLECVICLSAFEDGQVGRRLPSCNHAFHVECIDMWLHTHTTCPMCRASAVQVSSLLPEDGVGPQESAQRSSDLREMSGEVSNRLEVIVEVPSIENQ
- the LOC140879957 gene encoding protein SMAX1-LIKE 6-like, which encodes MPTPVSVARQCLAEEAAATLDDAVAVAKRRSHAQTTSLHAISALLALPSSSLREACSRGRSGACPSRLHFRALELCVGVALDKVSACKSYGEDPPVSNSLMAAIKRSQANQRRHPDTFHLYQQQLNSNSSTQTSISVVKVELRHFVVSILDDPIVSRVFSDAGFRTNELKLAVINPLTMSRFSMIPRCPPLFPWGMSDLESKDRGPNFLLRKSATETGDDNSRRVGEILVKGNMRNPLMIGVCAKDALRNFIEGLKKGETGFLPKEIDGLSLISVDHEFSRFINKDLSEEMMEFKFKEVGDMSENCHGTGMIVNCGDLKPFVDAESLNSVNILISRLKSLLSSSNGKLWLIGFLAGGDDYKKLLERFPCIDTDLDLHLLPITSSNISASGGKFFKSSLMGSFVPFGGFFPMPSEQETRGSHATQSSSLCNLCNEKYEKEVFDLKGTAIGADYHATSLSSWLPMAECCETSKRSHPVEAQDDKTLLDFRVMALRRKWNGICQQLHRTCTQETISDAKLHNFSIPPSHNVPTRKDSFQIGSVSSRSRLPNLSPGVPSELPNRFSSKPTFSSSNTLEYGANVQVELPVQSLEMADLPNPSCSQQQRDFPTSDSSLTTDLGLGTLYASNREGRSRPNLQGHSFCKLPITHENTPTSGQEKQTYTKGLEYPWKILAQKFCWQFEAIQTIGRTLFCCRDGDSRHQCPKKGNHWLSFLGPDKMAKRKIAATLAEIVFGGSEHFLSLDLSSQDATSLSNTGSLFYSCDSTYHDMKSERKMIVDCLAEELGKRPSSVILLENIEEADFLVQNSLSQAVKTGKFSDSHGRDISINKVVFVIASRVLKAGEDLIFSEAVSEFSEEKILQARNLQMQILIGSVHGNIKSPTRVSVTPSNGTHKRKLMNPESTESVTSKRSRQSSRSIIDLNLPVEDTEEDIDICRSDGESGNSENSEVWLEELLTHVDENVVFKPFDFDSLAKKILKDIDVRLQRTVGTKILLEIDQEVMIQILAAAWLIERENALEDWIEQVLLPSVKKARQRYNATPDFVFKLAACDGLVVEEQAPGVCLPARVIVH